ATGACAACCTGAGTAGAAGTCTCCCTGGCAAATTTTGCCAGGGTTTCCTCAAGTTGTCTTTCAGCTGAAGCATCCAGAATATTTGCATAGTCATTCACCAGTCTTGGAGGCTCGGGTTTTGGTGGGATTACATTAGCACTAAGAGCCCCAAAGGTGCACACCGCAAATAATATAGAAAAAAGTATCCTCTTCATAGTCCAGCCATTATTTACCAAATGAAATCTCATCACTCAACTCATTGCGGTCATCACTCATATAGGGGAAATATGCCTTAAGCTGTTCTCCGGCCATTGAAATCCCTTTCACAATACCACCCGTAATATCACCCTGTTTGAAATACTCTATCATAGCCTGCTTGGCGCTCTCCCAGAAATCAGATGCTACAACAGCATTAATTCCGGCATCACCAAGTATTGAAAATACATGATCCTCAATGGCAAGGTAGAACAGAACTCCGTTCCTCTTCTCCGTTTTATGCATTCCCAATTTTTCAAACAGGTAGGCCGCCCTGTCCATAACATCTTCAGGACACCTCAACTCAATATGCACCCTGATCTCACCGGATGTATTAAGTTCAGCCTGTTTGACTGCTTCTACAATTTGAGTCTTATCCTTATCGGAGAAATACTGTTGAGCCATAACGCTAAAATTGTACTTCAGGAGCCTTTTCAGCACCAGACTGGGCTTCAAAATAGGGCTTACGTTCGAACTTAAAGAGAGAAGCCATTATAACCTGAGGGAACTTGGAGATGTAAGTGTTATACACCCGTGTAGCCTCATTAAACCTGTTGCGCTCCACTGCAATCCTGTTTTCAGTGCCTTCAAGCTGTGCCTGTAAATCCAGGAAGTTCTGATTAGCCTTAAGATCAGGGTACTGCTCAACAACAACCATCAGTCTTGACAATGCAGAAGACAGACCTTCCTGCGCTTCTTGAAACTGACGCAAGGTCTCATCATTAAGTTCGTCAACTGACAGGTTGATTCCGGTTGCCTTGCTCCTGGCTTCAACAACACCTTCGAGGGTTTCCTGTTCGTGAGCTGCATAACCCTTAACAGTGTTTACAAGATTGGGTATCAGGTCAGCCCTGCGTTGATACACATTTTCCACCTGCGCCCACTGAGCATCAACTCCCTCCCTGAGTTCAACCATTTTATTGTAACCACAACTGCTGAAAAAAGGGATGGCAAGTATTACCAACACTACAAAGCGAATTAGTCTCATAGTCTGTTTAGATTATTAGTTTTCGGATTTATTTATCAATACCAAATAAGCGCTTTACAACTCCCCCAAAGGACTTCTTACGGGCATCCTCATACTGCTTGAGATAGTCCACTTTTACATCAGGATTAATTGCCTGATAAATCTCACCCCAACCCGGAAAACCAAAGACTACCCTGTCGTCAATAAACAAATCGGCATGTATCTTTCTGCTCTGACCGGGTTCAAGTACTTCACCTGGATAACTGCAATTAACAGCATAGAATTCTATCCCGTTTTTGCGGCAATACTCAACTGCCTCATCAAGCAACTTTCCATCCCGGTATGTCCAAAGAATTAGCTGATGCCCATCATTCTGAAGGGCCTTAAGTGTTTCAAATGCAAAAAAACGAGGCT
The genomic region above belongs to Xiashengella succiniciproducens and contains:
- a CDS encoding LemA family protein — protein: MRLIRFVVLVILAIPFFSSCGYNKMVELREGVDAQWAQVENVYQRRADLIPNLVNTVKGYAAHEQETLEGVVEARSKATGINLSVDELNDETLRQFQEAQEGLSSALSRLMVVVEQYPDLKANQNFLDLQAQLEGTENRIAVERNRFNEATRVYNTYISKFPQVIMASLFKFERKPYFEAQSGAEKAPEVQF
- a CDS encoding BT0820 family HAD-type phosphatase, giving the protein MVIAVDFDGTIVEHRYPEIGKPRFFAFETLKALQNDGHQLILWTYRDGKLLDEAVEYCRKNGIEFYAVNCSYPGEVLEPGQSRKIHADLFIDDRVVFGFPGWGEIYQAINPDVKVDYLKQYEDARKKSFGGVVKRLFGIDK
- a CDS encoding TPM domain-containing protein, which encodes MAQQYFSDKDKTQIVEAVKQAELNTSGEIRVHIELRCPEDVMDRAAYLFEKLGMHKTEKRNGVLFYLAIEDHVFSILGDAGINAVVASDFWESAKQAMIEYFKQGDITGGIVKGISMAGEQLKAYFPYMSDDRNELSDEISFGK